The following proteins come from a genomic window of Myroides odoratus DSM 2801:
- the dnaE gene encoding DNA polymerase III subunit alpha, which yields MYLIFDTETTGLPKSWSAPLTDTDNWPRCVQIAWQLHDDMGRLVEHQDYLIKPKGFNIPYDSERIHGISTELAEEQGIDLEEALAKFNIALSKARFIVGQNIGFDVNIMGCEFYRMGVDSQLTTMAVLDTCTEVTAEMLKLPGGRGGRYKLPTLTELHTYLFGEAFAEAHNATADVEATTRCFLELIKRETFSKDELQCDETYIQRYTAFNPQPFQPVGLKHINLKKASDEIRARLAKLQGSATEAISTEERQQFQNARFAHLHVHTQFSVLQSTIGIPNLVKKAGEMNLSAIAMTDHGNMMGAFHFVMAVNNHNKGIEAQNKARLENGEEALPLLTPIVGCEFFINENHLDRTKKDNGYQVVLLAKNKKGYHNLAKMASIAYTDGFYYVPRIDKQVVEQYKEDVIVLTGNLFGEIPGKILNVGERQAEEALVWWKEQFGEDLYVELMRHGQEDENRVNQVLIELARKHNIKMVATNNAYYLDKKDANAHDILLCVKDGEKQSTPIGRGRGYRYGLPNQEYYFKSEDEMKKLFEDVPEAIYNIQEIVDKVEPFVLHRDVLLPKFDIPEEFQDARDLEGDGSGKRGENNYLKYLTYEGAKRRYPEVTEEIRERLDFELATIERTGYPGYFLIVQDFIAAARQMGVSVGPGRGSAAGSAVAYCLGITNLDPIEYDLLFERFLNPDRVSMPDIDIDFDDEGRSKVMDYVIDKYGSNQVAQIITYGKMATKSAIRDTARVLDLPLFEADRIAKLIPGMMPSKWNLARFLSEGEDAIKGVLRSEEFDKVKELIALAKEDSLAAETIQQAKILEGSMRNTGIHACGVIITPDDITKFVPVTVAKDSDLYVTQFDNSVAESAGLLKMDFLGLKTLTLIKDTIKLVKYRTGIEIDPDLIPIDDEKTYELFQRGETIGVFQYESAGMQKYMRELKPTVFADLIAMNALYRPGPLEYIPSFIRRKNGEEPIVYDLDACEEYLQETYGITVYQEQVMLLSQKLAGFTKGEADVLRKAMGKKQKDVLDKMKPQFVEQAAKKGHDPVVLEKIWKDWEAFASYAFNKSHSTCYAWIAYQTAYLKAHYPAEYMAAVLSNNMNDIKQVTFFMEECKRMGLHVLGPDVNESFYKFTVNDEYAIRFGMGAVKGVGQGAVKTIVDNRSNARYRSIFDLAKKIDLRAANKKAFENLALAGGFDCFENTHRAQYFYTDPSDPNTFLEKAIKYGAKTQESENSAQVSLFGDSSEVQIPEPMLPACEEWSTMEKLAKEKEVVGIYISGHPLDDFRFELKNFCNVRVEELVRLENFTGRVVSFGGMISDVQFRTSAKGKDWAAFTIEGYDESFEFRLFNEDFLKFRHFLLTNTFVFVRVQVNEGWIRKDTGERGEPRLQFMEMKLLHEVIPAFAKQLVVQMNIKELSENKLNEIKATLDKYMGDKQVFFDIFEVEKVELEEENKPMPVINVALNEDGELLDDMEDGEGASFELEDKREEFRIVNRIEMSSRNSRITISADLLEELERQQIMFKLN from the coding sequence ATGTATTTAATTTTTGATACGGAAACTACTGGGCTTCCGAAGAGTTGGTCGGCTCCCTTAACGGATACGGATAATTGGCCGCGATGTGTACAGATCGCGTGGCAGTTACACGACGATATGGGACGACTTGTTGAACATCAAGATTACCTAATCAAGCCGAAAGGGTTTAATATTCCTTATGATTCAGAGCGTATTCACGGAATTTCTACGGAATTAGCAGAAGAGCAAGGGATTGACTTAGAAGAAGCATTAGCCAAATTCAATATTGCGCTTTCAAAAGCTCGTTTTATTGTGGGTCAAAACATTGGTTTTGACGTGAATATTATGGGCTGTGAATTTTACCGTATGGGGGTGGATAGTCAATTGACAACCATGGCGGTATTAGATACGTGTACAGAGGTTACGGCAGAAATGTTGAAACTACCTGGTGGACGTGGAGGACGATATAAATTGCCTACCCTAACGGAATTGCACACTTATCTATTTGGAGAAGCTTTCGCAGAAGCGCATAATGCAACAGCCGACGTGGAAGCAACAACGCGTTGTTTTCTGGAATTGATTAAACGCGAAACGTTTTCTAAGGATGAATTGCAATGTGACGAAACGTATATTCAACGTTATACCGCTTTCAATCCACAGCCTTTTCAGCCAGTAGGATTAAAACACATCAACCTAAAGAAAGCATCTGATGAAATCAGAGCGCGTTTGGCGAAATTACAAGGAAGTGCTACAGAAGCAATTTCTACAGAAGAACGTCAACAGTTTCAAAACGCTCGATTTGCACATTTACACGTGCATACGCAGTTCTCCGTATTGCAATCGACAATTGGGATTCCCAATCTAGTTAAAAAAGCAGGAGAAATGAATTTGTCTGCCATCGCAATGACAGACCACGGAAATATGATGGGGGCATTTCACTTTGTTATGGCGGTCAATAACCACAACAAAGGAATTGAAGCCCAGAATAAAGCGCGATTGGAAAATGGGGAAGAGGCTTTGCCTTTGCTTACTCCTATTGTGGGATGTGAATTCTTCATCAATGAAAATCACCTCGATCGAACGAAAAAAGACAACGGGTACCAAGTGGTTCTCTTGGCTAAAAATAAAAAGGGATACCATAATTTGGCTAAAATGGCCTCTATTGCGTATACTGATGGATTCTACTACGTGCCGCGTATTGACAAGCAGGTTGTAGAGCAATATAAAGAAGACGTCATCGTATTGACGGGGAACTTATTTGGAGAAATACCTGGAAAGATATTGAACGTTGGAGAGCGTCAAGCAGAAGAAGCGTTAGTGTGGTGGAAAGAACAATTTGGCGAGGATCTCTATGTTGAATTAATGCGTCACGGTCAAGAAGATGAAAATCGCGTGAACCAAGTGTTAATTGAACTAGCTCGCAAACACAATATCAAAATGGTAGCGACGAATAACGCCTATTATTTAGATAAAAAAGATGCCAATGCACACGATATTTTGTTGTGTGTGAAAGATGGTGAAAAACAAAGCACACCAATTGGAAGAGGACGTGGGTACCGTTATGGATTACCCAACCAAGAGTACTATTTCAAGTCAGAAGACGAAATGAAAAAATTGTTTGAGGATGTACCTGAAGCAATTTACAACATACAAGAAATTGTCGATAAAGTTGAACCTTTTGTTTTACACCGCGATGTATTACTTCCTAAATTCGATATTCCTGAAGAGTTTCAAGATGCTCGAGATTTAGAAGGGGATGGATCTGGAAAAAGAGGGGAAAACAACTACTTAAAATATTTAACCTATGAAGGGGCTAAACGCCGTTATCCTGAAGTAACAGAGGAAATACGCGAGCGTTTAGACTTTGAATTGGCGACCATTGAGCGTACGGGATATCCGGGGTACTTCTTAATTGTACAGGATTTCATTGCTGCAGCTCGTCAAATGGGCGTTTCTGTTGGGCCTGGTCGTGGATCTGCTGCTGGTTCTGCTGTAGCTTATTGCTTAGGAATTACCAACTTAGATCCAATTGAGTACGACTTGCTTTTTGAGCGTTTCTTGAACCCAGATCGTGTATCCATGCCCGATATTGATATTGACTTTGATGATGAAGGTCGTAGTAAGGTAATGGATTATGTAATTGATAAATATGGTTCCAATCAAGTAGCGCAAATTATTACCTATGGTAAGATGGCAACCAAGTCTGCAATCCGAGATACAGCTCGTGTATTGGATTTGCCTTTGTTTGAGGCCGATCGTATTGCGAAGTTGATTCCGGGGATGATGCCTTCCAAATGGAATTTAGCGCGTTTCTTATCGGAAGGTGAAGATGCGATTAAAGGCGTGTTGAGAAGTGAGGAGTTTGATAAAGTAAAAGAGCTGATTGCATTGGCGAAAGAGGATTCTTTGGCCGCAGAAACGATTCAGCAAGCGAAGATATTAGAAGGGTCCATGCGAAACACAGGTATTCATGCCTGTGGGGTAATTATTACACCAGATGATATTACTAAGTTCGTGCCTGTAACCGTAGCGAAAGATTCGGATTTATATGTGACGCAGTTTGATAACTCCGTAGCAGAGAGTGCAGGGTTGTTGAAAATGGACTTCTTGGGGTTGAAAACCTTAACTCTTATTAAAGATACCATCAAGTTAGTGAAGTATAGAACGGGAATTGAAATTGATCCCGACTTGATTCCGATTGATGATGAAAAGACGTATGAATTGTTCCAGCGTGGAGAAACGATTGGAGTATTCCAGTACGAGTCCGCGGGAATGCAGAAATACATGCGCGAATTAAAACCGACGGTATTTGCGGATTTAATCGCCATGAATGCCCTATATCGACCAGGGCCTTTGGAGTATATTCCTTCGTTTATTCGCCGTAAAAATGGGGAAGAACCCATTGTGTACGATTTAGATGCTTGTGAAGAATACTTACAAGAGACCTATGGAATTACCGTATACCAAGAGCAGGTAATGCTTTTGTCGCAAAAATTAGCTGGCTTTACGAAAGGTGAGGCTGACGTTTTGCGTAAGGCTATGGGTAAAAAACAGAAAGATGTACTGGATAAAATGAAGCCTCAGTTTGTGGAGCAAGCGGCAAAAAAAGGACATGACCCTGTAGTGCTAGAAAAGATTTGGAAAGACTGGGAAGCATTTGCTTCGTATGCCTTCAATAAATCGCACTCGACTTGTTATGCTTGGATTGCGTATCAAACGGCTTATTTGAAAGCTCATTATCCTGCAGAATACATGGCTGCTGTACTATCGAATAATATGAATGACATCAAGCAAGTAACGTTCTTCATGGAAGAATGTAAACGCATGGGGCTTCACGTATTAGGACCAGATGTAAATGAGTCGTTTTATAAATTCACGGTAAACGATGAATATGCGATTCGATTTGGAATGGGTGCAGTAAAAGGAGTTGGACAAGGAGCGGTGAAAACGATTGTCGATAATCGAAGCAATGCTCGTTATCGTTCGATCTTCGATTTAGCGAAGAAAATTGACTTGAGAGCTGCAAATAAAAAGGCATTCGAAAACTTAGCCTTGGCTGGTGGTTTTGATTGCTTTGAGAATACACATCGTGCGCAATATTTCTATACGGATCCATCAGATCCAAATACCTTCTTGGAAAAGGCCATCAAGTATGGTGCGAAAACACAAGAAAGTGAGAACTCCGCACAGGTAAGTTTATTTGGAGATAGTAGTGAAGTACAGATTCCAGAACCGATGTTGCCTGCTTGTGAAGAGTGGAGCACCATGGAAAAACTAGCGAAAGAAAAAGAAGTTGTTGGAATTTATATTTCTGGACATCCTTTGGATGATTTCCGTTTTGAATTGAAAAATTTCTGTAATGTTCGAGTAGAAGAATTGGTTCGTTTGGAAAACTTTACAGGACGTGTTGTTAGTTTTGGCGGAATGATTAGCGATGTTCAGTTTCGAACGTCAGCAAAAGGAAAAGATTGGGCTGCCTTTACCATTGAAGGATATGATGAGTCTTTTGAATTCCGTTTGTTTAATGAGGACTTCTTGAAATTTAGACATTTCTTATTGACGAATACTTTTGTATTTGTTCGCGTGCAAGTGAATGAAGGATGGATTCGCAAGGATACGGGTGAACGTGGAGAACCTCGTTTACAGTTTATGGAGATGAAATTATTACATGAGGTGATTCCTGCTTTTGCAAAACAATTAGTCGTGCAAATGAACATTAAGGAGCTGAGTGAAAATAAACTCAATGAAATCAAGGCTACGCTAGATAAGTATATGGGAGATAAACAGGTTTTCTTTGATATTTTTGAAGTGGAGAAAGTAGAATTGGAAGAAGAGAATAAACCAATGCCTGTTATCAATGTGGCACTGAATGAAGATGGAGAACTGCTGGATGATATGGAAGATGGGGAAGGAGCTTCTTTTGAATTAGAAGATAAAAGAGAAGAATTTAGAATTGTAAATCGCATTGAGATGTCAAGTCGAAATAGCCGTATTACAATTAGCGCAGATCTGTTAGAAGAATTAGAACGCCAACAGATCATGTTTAAATTGAATTAA